The Nocardia arthritidis genome has a window encoding:
- a CDS encoding PLP-dependent cysteine synthase family protein, with protein MNKIALDDPTEIPAALVAAPIPARRPHALVGNTPVMWVGAPLAPCGRGFWAKLEGFNPGGMKDRPALHMVRCAEQRGELAPGARIIESSSGTLGLGLALAGISTRHPVVVVTDPGLEPMVARLLNAYGARIELVDEPHPVGGWQQARRERVAELLERDTGAWCPDQYNNPDNVAGYESLALELIGQLGRVDVLVCAVGTGGHSAGVARVLRRFNPAMRLVGVDTIRSTIFGQPAGPRLMRGLGSSIHPANVDYRAFDEIHWVAPSEAVWACRTLAATHYATGGWSVGAVALVAGWVARVHDPDVRIAAIFPDGPHRYFDTVYNDAYCAEHELLDIDPPVEPATIDHPARTTVTSWTRCTTVLIPERAADYGPLVPTHWPKPARADR; from the coding sequence ATGAACAAGATTGCGCTCGATGACCCGACCGAGATCCCCGCGGCGCTGGTCGCGGCGCCCATACCCGCCCGGCGGCCGCACGCCCTCGTCGGCAATACACCCGTGATGTGGGTCGGCGCACCGCTCGCGCCGTGCGGCCGCGGGTTCTGGGCCAAGCTCGAAGGGTTCAATCCAGGTGGAATGAAGGACCGGCCCGCACTGCACATGGTGCGCTGCGCCGAACAGCGCGGAGAGCTCGCGCCGGGGGCGCGGATAATCGAATCAAGCAGCGGCACATTGGGTTTGGGCCTCGCCCTGGCCGGGATCAGCACCCGGCATCCGGTCGTCGTCGTCACCGATCCCGGGCTGGAACCCATGGTGGCGCGGTTACTCAACGCGTACGGCGCGCGAATAGAACTCGTCGACGAACCCCATCCCGTCGGCGGCTGGCAGCAGGCGCGGCGCGAGCGAGTCGCCGAACTGCTCGAGCGAGATACCGGTGCGTGGTGCCCGGACCAGTACAACAATCCCGACAATGTGGCTGGTTACGAGTCGCTGGCACTGGAATTGATCGGCCAGCTGGGCCGAGTGGACGTGCTGGTCTGCGCGGTGGGCACCGGCGGCCATTCCGCCGGTGTGGCCCGCGTGCTGCGCCGGTTCAACCCAGCGATGAGACTCGTCGGCGTCGACACGATCCGCTCCACCATCTTCGGCCAGCCGGCCGGGCCGCGTTTGATGCGCGGACTCGGGTCGAGCATTCATCCGGCCAATGTGGACTACCGCGCCTTCGATGAAATCCATTGGGTCGCACCGTCGGAGGCGGTATGGGCCTGCCGCACCCTGGCGGCGACGCACTACGCGACCGGCGGCTGGAGCGTGGGCGCAGTCGCACTGGTGGCGGGATGGGTCGCGCGCGTGCACGACCCGGATGTGCGGATCGCCGCGATATTTCCCGACGGTCCGCACCGCTATTTCGACACCGTCTACAACGACGCGTACTGCGCCGAACACGAACTCCTCGATATCGACCCACCGGTCGAACCCGCGACTATTGATCATCCGGCGCGGACGACGGTGACGTCGTGGACCAGATGCACCACCGTGCTCATTCCGGAGCGGGCGGCGGACTACGGTCCGCTCGTGCCGACCCACTGGCCGAAGCCCGCGCGGGCGGACCGATGA
- a CDS encoding ornithine cyclodeaminase, whose translation MHILTRSDLADLDLSPKDVIDAVENGYLALANGRSRCPTKLMMPLPDEARDSVSYSMLGYDGDLEFLGFKTSYRQGSRTNEKYYTTISLYDDATGLPYALMDCQRVGASRTPATTALIARSCARPDARSALMIGTGVQGVHTLPYLLTTLPQLERLRLFGTHPDGIALSQRIFREHFPERELELVTDVPAAVAASDIVVAASGRAAHPPVQTSWLPPGGLLVSVASKGVAGGALRDADYTVTTSIGQLGVTGTRLAGPDGSVRIDAVLPDILAGRAAGRRSRDDRVFAFSSGMIITDIPVAHALATRAIAAGRGQRVELWQ comes from the coding sequence ATGCATATCCTCACGCGCAGCGACCTGGCGGATCTGGATCTATCCCCGAAAGATGTGATCGACGCCGTCGAAAACGGTTACCTTGCACTGGCGAACGGGCGATCCCGGTGCCCGACGAAGCTGATGATGCCGCTGCCCGACGAGGCACGGGATTCGGTGTCGTATTCGATGCTCGGCTACGACGGCGACCTCGAATTCCTCGGCTTCAAGACGTCATACCGCCAGGGCAGCCGGACCAACGAAAAGTATTACACCACAATCAGTTTGTACGACGACGCGACCGGCCTACCGTACGCGCTCATGGACTGTCAGCGGGTCGGCGCCTCCCGCACGCCGGCCACCACGGCGCTGATCGCGCGCAGCTGTGCGCGACCGGATGCGCGGTCGGCGCTGATGATCGGCACCGGGGTGCAGGGCGTGCACACGCTGCCGTATCTGCTCACGACGCTGCCGCAGCTGGAGCGGCTGCGGTTATTCGGCACCCACCCGGATGGAATCGCCTTGTCGCAGCGCATCTTCCGTGAGCACTTCCCGGAAAGGGAACTCGAATTGGTGACGGATGTGCCCGCGGCGGTGGCTGCCTCCGATATCGTGGTCGCCGCCTCGGGGCGGGCCGCGCACCCGCCGGTGCAGACGAGTTGGCTGCCGCCCGGCGGACTGCTCGTCTCGGTGGCCAGCAAGGGCGTCGCCGGCGGCGCGTTGCGGGACGCCGACTACACCGTGACCACCAGCATCGGCCAATTAGGCGTTACCGGAACGCGATTGGCCGGACCCGACGGCAGCGTGCGCATCGACGCGGTCCTGCCCGATATCCTCGCCGGGCGGGCCGCGGGCAGGCGCAGCCGGGACGACCGCGTCTTCGCCTTCTCCAGCGGGATGATCATCACCGATATCCCGGTGGCGCACGCGCTCGCCACCCGCGCGATCGCCGCGGGCCGTGGACAGCGAGTCGAACTGTGGCAGTGA
- a CDS encoding alanine racemase produces MAVTVSATGPALPAIQSDWALRAQADPRLLADIARAVSGPFHVINPDGFGDNLAAFKAALGAAGVDGQIYYGKKANKAGAWLDECARYDGGVDVASAPELIHALAHGIRGEDIVVTGAAKADRLLWLASRHRCLIAIDSLDELDRLIDIGVRVRILLRVLPEADPDSRFGLDPEQLARAVDRCAQALDTVTMDGFSFHLNGYQVAPRVELADRLVDACVAARARGLAATSISIGGGFACSYLESADWQRFRDGYRPDWFHSGIRFAKFYPYHQSPAGARMLAAILGEVGRRFAATSTRLLCEPGRALLDQAGFSVFPVQGFKWRGDHGVVTVAGLSMSLSEQWKGSEFLPEPILWQANSDTDSPVTAFVGGASCLEYDVLTWRKITFPRPPRHGDLLIYPNTAGYQMDKNESEFHQLPLPPKVRLREHDGRYVWTLDTN; encoded by the coding sequence GTGGCAGTGACAGTTTCGGCCACCGGACCCGCTCTGCCCGCGATCCAGTCCGACTGGGCGCTGCGGGCGCAGGCCGACCCCCGCCTGCTCGCCGATATCGCCCGCGCGGTATCCGGACCGTTCCATGTGATCAATCCGGACGGATTCGGCGACAATCTCGCGGCATTCAAGGCTGCGCTCGGCGCTGCGGGCGTGGATGGCCAGATCTATTACGGGAAGAAGGCCAACAAGGCGGGCGCCTGGCTGGACGAATGCGCGCGCTACGACGGCGGCGTCGACGTCGCCAGCGCGCCCGAGTTGATTCACGCACTGGCGCATGGCATTCGGGGCGAGGACATCGTCGTCACCGGCGCGGCGAAGGCGGACCGCCTGCTGTGGTTGGCGTCTCGTCATCGGTGCCTCATCGCCATCGACAGCCTGGACGAACTCGATCGTCTGATCGACATCGGCGTCCGAGTCCGAATCCTGTTGCGAGTGCTGCCCGAAGCCGATCCGGACAGTCGATTCGGCCTCGACCCAGAGCAGCTCGCCCGCGCCGTCGACCGCTGCGCGCAAGCGTTGGACACGGTGACGATGGACGGATTCTCCTTCCACCTCAACGGTTATCAGGTCGCGCCGCGGGTGGAGCTCGCCGATCGACTGGTCGACGCGTGCGTGGCGGCGCGCGCCCGCGGACTGGCCGCGACATCGATCTCCATCGGCGGCGGATTCGCCTGTAGCTACCTCGAATCGGCCGACTGGCAACGTTTTCGGGACGGCTACCGCCCCGACTGGTTCCATTCCGGTATTCGATTCGCGAAGTTCTACCCCTACCATCAGAGCCCGGCCGGTGCGCGGATGCTCGCGGCGATTCTCGGCGAGGTCGGTCGGCGCTTCGCCGCGACCTCGACCCGGCTGCTTTGTGAGCCGGGGCGCGCGCTTCTGGATCAGGCCGGGTTCTCGGTGTTTCCGGTGCAGGGATTCAAATGGCGCGGCGACCACGGTGTCGTCACCGTGGCCGGGCTGAGCATGAGCCTGTCCGAACAGTGGAAGGGCAGCGAATTCCTTCCGGAACCCATACTGTGGCAAGCGAATTCGGACACCGACTCGCCGGTGACCGCATTTGTCGGCGGTGCGAGTTGCCTCGAATACGACGTGCTCACCTGGCGCAAGATCACCTTTCCGCGACCGCCGCGGCACGGCGATCTGCTCATCTATCCGAATACGGCCGGCTACCAGATGGACAAGAACGAAAGCGAATTCCATCAGTTGCCGCTGCCACCCAAGGTCCGGCTGCGCGAGCACGACGGCCGATACGTCTGGACGCTCGACACCAACTGA
- a CDS encoding MATE family efflux transporter has product MMPRFVGDKIHPRGYRPVIALALPIAGIQLAQVALTTVDLAMMGLIGVVAVAAGGLAILLYNQVRTMCVGMVTGVGNLIAGAVGSGEKRTGGTEIDDRTRAQVRDLVRSGFLVATVVGLVAAMALTGFGLLLPWFGQRREIVEQARPMMIVLAPGLLPMLWLNVLRQFAIGMRRPGSLLKVTIVSIAVNAVLNAAFIYGWLGLPALGLTGIGLSTTCVQVFTLAVFYSRIRRDPHLAGLLALDCWNLDRGSARRIVRMGIPISLTYGNEAAITSVATLLMGAFGPAMLAASNVVNQLTYIAYQLNIGLSQGSSILISRSVGAGDRAEAGRIGRRALTVGAAAMTVLALAYLAGPHLVLAPFLHGGDDAEVVATAATLLWFAIAHQYCKGAQNICVGMLRGLGNTTAGLRITVIGYWLIGIPAMAGAAYLLHWRGYGVWLGLCLGFGSTAVLLLKQFRAELRIEPEPADSR; this is encoded by the coding sequence ATGATGCCACGATTCGTCGGCGACAAGATCCACCCGCGCGGCTATCGGCCGGTGATCGCGCTGGCATTGCCGATCGCGGGCATTCAACTCGCACAGGTCGCGTTGACCACCGTCGACCTGGCGATGATGGGGCTGATAGGCGTCGTCGCGGTCGCCGCGGGCGGGCTGGCCATCCTGCTGTACAACCAAGTGCGCACCATGTGCGTCGGCATGGTCACCGGGGTGGGGAATCTGATCGCGGGTGCGGTCGGCAGCGGTGAAAAGCGAACGGGTGGAACGGAAATCGATGATCGGACCCGCGCGCAGGTGCGCGACCTGGTGCGGTCGGGATTTCTCGTCGCCACCGTCGTTGGTCTCGTCGCCGCCATGGCGCTCACCGGGTTCGGGCTGCTGCTGCCGTGGTTCGGGCAACGCCGGGAGATCGTCGAGCAGGCCCGCCCGATGATGATCGTGCTCGCCCCGGGGCTGCTGCCGATGCTGTGGCTGAATGTGTTGCGGCAGTTCGCGATCGGGATGCGTCGGCCCGGCTCGCTGCTGAAGGTCACCATCGTGTCGATCGCGGTCAACGCGGTACTGAACGCCGCGTTCATCTACGGCTGGCTCGGGCTGCCCGCACTCGGCCTGACCGGCATCGGTCTGTCGACAACCTGCGTTCAGGTGTTCACCCTCGCGGTCTTCTACTCCCGCATCCGGCGCGACCCGCACCTCGCCGGGCTGCTCGCCCTCGACTGCTGGAATCTCGATCGCGGCAGCGCCCGCCGCATCGTGCGAATGGGGATCCCCATATCGCTCACCTACGGCAACGAGGCCGCCATCACCTCGGTCGCCACCCTGTTGATGGGTGCGTTCGGGCCGGCCATGCTGGCCGCGAGCAATGTGGTCAACCAGCTCACCTACATCGCCTATCAGCTGAATATCGGTCTTTCCCAGGGATCTTCGATTCTGATCAGCCGGTCCGTCGGCGCGGGCGACCGCGCCGAGGCCGGGCGGATCGGCCGCCGTGCGCTCACCGTCGGCGCCGCCGCCATGACGGTGCTCGCGCTGGCGTATCTCGCCGGGCCGCATCTCGTGCTGGCGCCGTTCCTGCACGGCGGTGACGATGCCGAGGTGGTCGCGACCGCGGCCACCCTGCTGTGGTTCGCCATCGCGCACCAGTATTGCAAAGGCGCACAGAATATTTGCGTCGGAATGCTGCGCGGCCTCGGCAATACGACCGCGGGCCTGCGCATTACGGTGATCGGCTATTGGTTGATCGGGATACCGGCGATGGCCGGGGCGGCCTACCTACTGCACTGGCGCGGCTACGGCGTCTGGCTCGGACTTTGCCTCGGCTTCGGCAGCACCGCGGTGCTACTCCTGAAACAATTCCGTGCGGAACTCCGCATCGAACCGGAACCGGCCGACAGCCGCTGA
- a CDS encoding MFS transporter, translating to MSGVKPSAPGPVERAESVASTRRRSLATLFAGAVLMNTGAVGLSTVATMFAAEQAGPGASGLSNAALVLGTAAGALSTSALLARHGRRTALLVMYCAAGLGGVVATVGALRSSLPTLLVGVLVFGGGYGATQLSRYVAAAVMPDHRRGFGVSLIVWAGTVGAVAGPALIAPASAAADGVRLPGLSGPVALSAIFAVATVAVTVALPHAAGRADDGRPERSSLWSALRARTVLAPLVAMVAAQAVMVSVMTMTPVQMRHLGSGLDTVGWVISAHMAGMYALAPVSGRIVDRWGGRVAMTAGLAVLLVAAITVVAAPGSYRLWIPIGLFLVGYGWNLVFVGGSGTLSRDLPTGERARLQGRVDAVVWASSALASLSAGQLFAAGGFRLVAVVAAVVAGVVPLVVVRHRGGGRR from the coding sequence ATGTCGGGTGTCAAGCCGTCGGCCCCCGGACCGGTCGAACGAGCCGAGTCGGTCGCATCGACGAGACGACGTTCGCTGGCAACGCTTTTCGCCGGCGCGGTGCTGATGAATACCGGCGCGGTGGGCTTGTCGACGGTGGCGACGATGTTCGCCGCGGAGCAGGCGGGACCGGGTGCGAGCGGGCTGTCCAACGCGGCGCTGGTATTGGGTACGGCGGCAGGGGCGTTGAGCACATCCGCGCTGCTGGCCAGGCACGGCCGCCGCACCGCGCTGCTGGTCATGTATTGCGCGGCCGGCCTCGGCGGAGTGGTCGCGACCGTTGGCGCGCTGCGTTCTTCGCTGCCGACACTGCTTGTCGGCGTGCTGGTCTTCGGCGGCGGCTACGGTGCGACCCAGTTGTCCCGCTATGTCGCCGCGGCCGTAATGCCCGACCATCGGCGCGGATTCGGAGTATCGCTGATCGTGTGGGCGGGGACGGTCGGCGCGGTCGCCGGACCCGCCCTCATCGCGCCCGCGTCGGCGGCCGCCGACGGTGTGCGGTTACCCGGCCTGTCCGGACCGGTCGCGCTGTCGGCGATATTCGCCGTCGCCACCGTGGCGGTGACCGTCGCGCTGCCGCACGCCGCGGGCCGGGCCGACGACGGGCGACCGGAGCGGTCCTCGCTGTGGTCGGCGCTGCGTGCACGAACGGTGCTGGCGCCGCTGGTGGCCATGGTCGCCGCGCAGGCGGTGATGGTTTCGGTGATGACGATGACGCCGGTGCAGATGCGCCATCTCGGCAGCGGGTTGGACACCGTGGGCTGGGTGATCAGCGCGCATATGGCCGGAATGTACGCGCTCGCACCGGTATCCGGCCGGATCGTCGACCGGTGGGGCGGCCGCGTCGCCATGACGGCGGGTCTGGCCGTGCTGCTGGTCGCGGCGATCACCGTCGTGGCGGCGCCGGGTTCCTATCGGCTCTGGATACCCATCGGGCTGTTCCTGGTGGGCTACGGCTGGAATCTCGTATTCGTCGGCGGCAGCGGCACACTCAGCCGCGACCTGCCGACTGGGGAGCGCGCCCGGTTACAGGGGCGGGTCGACGCCGTGGTGTGGGCCAGCTCCGCGCTGGCCAGTCTGTCGGCGGGACAATTGTTCGCCGCCGGTGGATTTCGGTTGGTGGCCGTGGTCGCGGCGGTGGTCGCCGGGGTGGTGCCCTTGGTGGTCGTTCGGCATCGTGGCGGCGGCCGGCGGTGA